A single genomic interval of Mycolicibacterium holsaticum DSM 44478 = JCM 12374 harbors:
- a CDS encoding thiolase family protein, which yields MSNDVAIIGVGLHPFGRFEGKSAMEMGVDAIFAAVDDAGVQWKDIQFATGGSWTVANPDAIVGMVGLSGIPFTNVFNACATAASAAKACADGIRLGDYDLGIAIGLDKHPRGAFTEDPALVGMPSWYAENGQYLTTQFFGMKANKYLHDHNISQATLAKVAAKNFRNGERNPNAFRRKPIPEDQILNSAMLNYPLTQYMFCAPDEGAAAVVMCRADIAERYTSKPVYLRAVEVRTRRYGAYEVNTTFAPVDEDVAPTVYAARAAFEKAGVAPRDVDVIQLQDTDAGAEIIHMAECGFCADGEQEKLLAEGATEIGGAMPINTDGGLIANGEPIGASGLRQIHELVRQLRGEAGERQVPGEPKVGFAQLYGAPGTAAATILTT from the coding sequence ATGTCCAACGATGTCGCGATCATCGGGGTGGGCCTACACCCGTTCGGCCGGTTCGAGGGCAAGTCCGCCATGGAGATGGGTGTCGATGCGATCTTCGCCGCCGTCGATGATGCGGGCGTGCAATGGAAGGACATCCAGTTCGCCACGGGCGGCAGCTGGACGGTGGCCAACCCCGACGCGATCGTCGGCATGGTGGGGCTGTCGGGCATTCCATTCACCAACGTGTTCAACGCGTGCGCGACGGCCGCCAGTGCCGCCAAGGCGTGTGCCGACGGAATCCGCTTGGGCGACTACGACCTCGGGATCGCGATCGGTTTGGACAAGCATCCGCGCGGGGCGTTCACCGAGGATCCCGCCCTCGTCGGTATGCCGAGCTGGTACGCCGAGAACGGCCAATACCTCACCACCCAGTTCTTCGGCATGAAAGCCAACAAGTATCTGCACGACCACAACATCAGCCAGGCGACGCTGGCCAAGGTGGCCGCCAAGAACTTTCGCAACGGCGAACGCAACCCGAACGCGTTCCGCCGCAAGCCGATACCCGAAGACCAGATTCTCAACTCGGCGATGTTGAACTATCCCCTGACCCAGTACATGTTCTGCGCGCCCGACGAAGGAGCGGCAGCCGTCGTCATGTGCCGCGCCGACATCGCCGAGCGGTACACGTCCAAACCGGTGTACCTGCGCGCCGTCGAGGTGCGAACCCGCCGCTACGGCGCCTACGAGGTCAACACCACGTTCGCACCGGTCGACGAGGACGTCGCACCGACCGTGTACGCAGCGCGCGCCGCGTTTGAGAAAGCCGGTGTCGCACCGCGCGACGTCGACGTCATCCAACTGCAGGACACCGACGCCGGCGCGGAGATCATCCACATGGCCGAGTGCGGCTTCTGCGCCGACGGTGAGCAGGAAAAGCTGCTGGCCGAGGGGGCCACCGAGATCGGCGGCGCGATGCCGATCAACACCGACGGCGGGCTGATCGCCAACGGTGAGCCGATCGGGGCGTCGGGCCTGCGCCAGATCCACGAGTTGGTGCGCCAACTACGCGGTGAGGCCGGTGAGCGCCAGGTGCCCGGCGAGCCGAAGGTCGGGTTCGCTCAGCTTTATGGCGCGCCCGGTACCGCGGCGGCCACAATCCTCACGACCTGA
- a CDS encoding molybdopterin-containing oxidoreductase family protein encodes MSPLIEHKPTFCRICEPLCGMIATVEDGRLTALRPDKDHPLSAGFACQKGIAFTEVVNDPDRVTRPLRRGPTGFEAVTWDEAMNDIANRLSSILRRRGSGAVGWYMGNPGAFSYAHTFAALLFTKGLGRHAHYFTASSQDTNSRLIASQLLYGVPTSVPIPDLTRTDLLVMMGANPLVSHGSFLTAPRIKDRMHDIVKRGGRVVIVDPRRSETAAAFEWLGIVPDTDALLLLSLLHVMFGDGLVDITAVKRQADGVDWLQEMCRPFTPESTASQTGIAADSVRALARDLVNTRRAAVYGRLGTCVGTHGTLTTFLIDAVNLVAGNLDVPGGSVFSSMHTVGQRWQNVAMGAIMRRSYRTKRSRISGTPNAIGSEPAALIAKEITTPGDRQIRAMFVSAGNPVLSVPNGEELEAAFGELELSVALDFYLTETSAHCDYILPVPTMYERDDFPYTFQAFQATPFRQATAAVLAPVGEARGEWDIAEELARRLSRRVPAFAVFTGVQKMLRRLGFEGLPRTIVDGLVRMSEGGDWFGLRRGGLTMRRLIEDHPHGVVLSPHVRTGVLRTAVGYLSRRVRLPHPGIAAEVAKLPHRAVPDGYPLRMIGLREPRSENSWMHNSPLLMRGDRRQHALMHVDDAAEQDISDGDEVRISSPYGDITVPVLTTKDLIAGVVAVPHGWGHKGTGGWRLANGAGGANVNQLTSSDPDDVESLSGMAWLTGVPVRVQAV; translated from the coding sequence GTGTCGCCGCTGATTGAGCACAAGCCGACGTTCTGCCGCATCTGTGAACCGTTGTGCGGGATGATCGCGACGGTCGAAGACGGCCGCCTGACGGCGCTGCGCCCGGATAAAGACCACCCGCTGTCGGCCGGGTTCGCCTGCCAGAAGGGCATCGCGTTCACCGAGGTCGTCAACGATCCGGATCGGGTGACCAGGCCGCTGCGCCGCGGGCCGACCGGCTTCGAAGCGGTCACCTGGGACGAGGCGATGAACGACATCGCGAACCGATTGTCATCGATCCTGCGTCGACGCGGGTCGGGTGCGGTCGGCTGGTACATGGGCAACCCCGGGGCGTTCAGCTATGCGCACACCTTCGCGGCGCTGCTTTTCACCAAGGGCCTCGGCCGCCACGCCCACTACTTCACGGCGTCGTCGCAGGACACCAACAGCAGGCTCATCGCGAGCCAGTTGCTTTATGGCGTGCCGACCTCCGTGCCGATCCCGGATCTGACGAGAACCGACCTGCTTGTCATGATGGGCGCCAATCCGCTTGTGTCCCACGGCAGTTTCCTGACCGCGCCACGGATCAAGGACCGCATGCATGACATCGTCAAACGCGGTGGGCGCGTGGTGATCGTCGACCCGCGGCGCAGCGAGACCGCGGCCGCATTCGAATGGCTCGGCATCGTCCCCGATACCGACGCGTTGTTGCTGCTGTCGTTGCTGCACGTGATGTTCGGCGACGGCCTTGTCGACATCACCGCGGTCAAACGGCAGGCCGACGGGGTGGACTGGCTGCAGGAGATGTGTCGGCCCTTCACCCCGGAATCCACGGCGAGCCAGACCGGTATCGCCGCGGACAGCGTGCGCGCGTTGGCGCGCGACCTGGTGAACACGCGACGTGCTGCCGTCTACGGCAGGCTCGGCACCTGTGTAGGCACACACGGCACGCTGACCACCTTTCTGATCGACGCGGTGAACCTGGTGGCAGGCAACCTGGATGTGCCGGGCGGATCGGTGTTCAGCTCGATGCACACGGTCGGGCAGAGGTGGCAGAACGTCGCGATGGGTGCCATCATGCGGCGGTCCTATCGGACCAAGCGATCGCGGATCAGCGGGACGCCGAACGCGATCGGCTCCGAGCCCGCGGCGCTGATCGCCAAGGAGATCACGACGCCGGGTGACCGCCAGATCCGGGCGATGTTCGTATCGGCCGGTAATCCCGTGCTGTCGGTTCCCAACGGCGAGGAACTCGAGGCGGCCTTCGGTGAACTGGAGTTGTCAGTCGCGCTCGACTTCTATCTCACCGAGACCAGCGCGCACTGCGACTACATCCTGCCCGTGCCGACGATGTACGAACGCGACGACTTTCCGTATACCTTCCAAGCGTTTCAGGCCACGCCGTTTCGTCAGGCGACGGCGGCCGTGCTGGCGCCGGTGGGGGAGGCCCGTGGGGAGTGGGACATCGCCGAGGAACTCGCGCGGCGGCTGAGCCGTCGGGTGCCCGCCTTCGCGGTGTTCACCGGTGTGCAGAAGATGCTGCGCCGGCTGGGTTTCGAGGGGTTGCCGCGGACGATCGTCGACGGGCTTGTGCGCATGTCGGAGGGCGGGGATTGGTTCGGGCTGCGCCGCGGCGGGCTGACGATGCGACGGCTGATCGAGGACCATCCGCACGGTGTCGTGCTCTCACCCCACGTGCGCACGGGTGTGCTGCGCACGGCCGTCGGTTATCTGTCGCGCCGGGTGCGGTTGCCCCACCCCGGGATCGCAGCCGAGGTGGCCAAGTTGCCGCACCGCGCAGTCCCTGATGGTTATCCGCTGCGGATGATCGGTTTGCGCGAGCCCCGTTCGGAGAACTCGTGGATGCACAACTCACCGCTGTTGATGCGTGGTGACCGTCGCCAGCACGCGCTGATGCACGTCGATGACGCGGCCGAGCAGGACATCTCGGACGGCGACGAGGTGCGGATCAGCTCGCCCTACGGCGATATCACCGTGCCGGTGCTGACAACGAAGGATCTCATCGCCGGGGTGGTCGCGGTACCCCACGGCTGGGGGCACAAGGGAACCGGGGGCTGGCGGCTGGCCAACGGTGCCGGAGGGGCCAACGTCAACCAGCTGACGTCGAGTGACCCCGACGATGTGGAGTCGCTGTCGGGTATGGCGTGGCTGACCGGTGTGCCGGTGCGGGTACAGGCTGTTTAG
- a CDS encoding zinc ribbon domain-containing protein encodes MLSRPDVVECPQCMGEARRTIASPRLGRAGSTAMALHDATRATADQPAVVTAPPPAPRRQKITTNPLHRKLPRP; translated from the coding sequence ATGCTGTCCCGACCCGACGTCGTCGAATGTCCGCAATGCATGGGTGAGGCGCGAAGAACAATCGCGTCCCCCCGCCTCGGGCGCGCCGGCAGCACCGCGATGGCACTGCACGACGCCACCCGCGCTACGGCTGACCAGCCGGCGGTGGTCACCGCCCCGCCGCCGGCGCCGCGACGGCAAAAGATCACCACCAACCCACTTCACCGCAAGCTCCCACGACCCTGA
- a CDS encoding nuclear transport factor 2 family protein — MSAEALLDIEAIKQLKARYCRHLDTKDWAAWRGLFADDFISDTSAAGGKVIEGADEFVTFTRKSLRNQATVHQVHAPEIELVTATTARGVWALEDVVRLGPGVNLRGYGHYHETYEKVDGQWHFKTSTLTRLREDVFNGLVSVYISDRMRRAIGKVARRALK, encoded by the coding sequence ATGAGCGCCGAAGCGCTGCTCGACATCGAAGCGATCAAGCAGCTGAAGGCGCGCTACTGCCGGCATCTGGACACAAAGGACTGGGCGGCGTGGCGTGGCCTGTTCGCCGACGACTTCATCAGCGACACCTCCGCGGCCGGTGGCAAGGTAATCGAGGGCGCCGACGAGTTCGTCACGTTCACCCGCAAGAGCCTGCGCAACCAGGCCACCGTCCACCAGGTGCACGCACCGGAGATCGAGTTGGTCACAGCGACGACGGCGCGCGGGGTGTGGGCGTTGGAGGATGTGGTCCGGTTGGGTCCCGGCGTGAACCTGCGTGGGTATGGGCACTACCACGAAACGTACGAGAAGGTCGACGGGCAGTGGCATTTCAAGACGTCCACTTTGACCCGGCTTCGCGAGGACGTGTTCAACGGCCTTGTCTCGGTGTACATCTCCGATCGGATGCGCCGGGCCATCGGCAAGGTGGCGCGCCGCGCGCTGAAATGA
- a CDS encoding alpha/beta fold hydrolase has product MPTITTSDGVEIFYKDWGSGQPIVFSHGWPLSADDWDIQMLFFLQHGYRVVAHDRRGHGRSAQVDDGHDMDHYADDLAAVVEHLDLHDAVHIGHSTGGGEVTRYLARHGQERAAKAVLISSVPPLMVQTEANPGGLPKSVFDDLQAQLAANRSEFYRALPSGPFYGYNRPGVEPSEAIVENWWRQGMMGGAKAHYDGIVAFSQTDFTEDLKQITIPVLVMHGEDDQIVPYANSGPLSAELLPNGTLKTYPGYPHGAFVTHADTINADLLEFIRS; this is encoded by the coding sequence ATGCCGACCATCACCACGAGCGACGGCGTCGAGATCTTCTACAAGGACTGGGGTTCGGGTCAGCCGATCGTGTTCAGCCACGGTTGGCCGTTGTCGGCTGACGACTGGGATATCCAGATGCTGTTCTTTCTGCAGCACGGCTACCGCGTCGTCGCCCACGACCGCCGCGGGCACGGCCGCTCGGCTCAGGTCGACGACGGACACGACATGGACCATTACGCCGACGATCTCGCGGCCGTGGTCGAACACCTCGACCTGCACGACGCGGTGCACATCGGGCACTCCACCGGCGGCGGCGAGGTGACCCGCTACCTCGCCCGGCACGGCCAAGAACGCGCCGCCAAGGCGGTGCTCATCAGCTCGGTGCCACCACTGATGGTGCAGACCGAGGCCAACCCGGGCGGGCTGCCGAAGTCTGTGTTCGACGACCTGCAGGCCCAATTGGCGGCGAACCGCTCGGAGTTCTACCGCGCGTTACCGTCCGGGCCGTTCTACGGATACAACCGCCCCGGCGTGGAGCCGTCCGAGGCCATCGTCGAGAACTGGTGGCGCCAGGGCATGATGGGCGGCGCCAAGGCGCATTATGACGGCATCGTGGCGTTCTCGCAGACCGACTTCACCGAGGATCTCAAGCAGATCACTATCCCCGTCTTGGTGATGCACGGCGAGGACGACCAGATCGTGCCCTATGCGAACTCCGGGCCGTTGTCGGCAGAGCTGCTGCCCAACGGAACGCTGAAGACCTACCCGGGCTACCCGCACGGCGCGTTCGTCACCCACGCCGACACGATCAACGCCGACCTACTCGAGTTCATCCGGTCTTGA
- a CDS encoding acyl-CoA dehydrogenase family protein: MDFSRVQLTDDEQAFRDEARAFLKEIVTEDVIRRDRETGDNFDEGVHLALGAAGYLAREWKPESEGGFDRVRRRIWELEKRRAHVPWVTSGTTSMIARSVEKFGSPELKAEVMPGVFSGHVRLCLGYTEPEGGSDVATCKTRAVRDGEGWIINGSKMFTTGAHNCQYVFLITNTDPDAPKHKSLTMFLVPLDSPGIEIQGIRTVDGDRTNIVYYSDVRVDDKYRLGEVNGGWTVVREPLNVEHGAVEAAADGLQDVSIMMHQAGFMAAAVDEAAAKVAEEDPNGRRLLDDGSVAYRLGRSIARMEASLSAPSIFGRVALAQTMRDISPDLMDILGTAAALPLGTDGAADDGAAEYVYRFAPLVGIYGGTLEVFRNMIAQYVLGLGKPVYAAAK, translated from the coding sequence ATGGATTTCTCTCGGGTTCAGCTGACCGATGACGAGCAGGCATTCCGCGACGAGGCGCGCGCCTTCCTCAAGGAGATCGTCACCGAGGACGTCATCCGGCGTGACCGCGAAACCGGCGACAACTTCGACGAGGGCGTGCACCTGGCGCTGGGTGCCGCGGGTTATCTTGCCCGCGAATGGAAGCCGGAGTCCGAAGGCGGCTTCGACCGGGTCCGGCGGCGTATCTGGGAGCTGGAGAAGCGGCGGGCCCATGTGCCGTGGGTGACGTCGGGCACGACGTCGATGATCGCGCGGTCGGTGGAGAAGTTCGGGTCACCCGAACTGAAAGCCGAGGTGATGCCGGGGGTGTTCAGCGGGCATGTGCGGCTGTGCCTGGGCTACACCGAACCCGAGGGCGGCTCGGACGTCGCGACCTGCAAAACCCGCGCGGTGCGCGACGGCGAGGGCTGGATCATCAATGGGTCCAAAATGTTCACCACCGGCGCCCACAACTGTCAGTACGTCTTCCTGATCACCAACACCGACCCCGACGCGCCGAAACACAAGAGCCTCACCATGTTCCTGGTACCGCTCGATTCGCCGGGAATCGAGATCCAGGGCATCCGCACCGTCGACGGCGACCGAACGAACATCGTCTACTACAGCGATGTGCGTGTCGACGACAAGTACCGCCTCGGCGAGGTGAACGGTGGTTGGACGGTGGTGCGCGAGCCGCTCAACGTCGAGCACGGAGCTGTGGAAGCCGCGGCCGATGGCCTTCAGGATGTGTCGATCATGATGCACCAAGCCGGGTTCATGGCCGCCGCCGTCGACGAGGCGGCCGCCAAGGTGGCCGAGGAGGATCCCAACGGCCGCCGTCTGCTCGACGACGGATCAGTGGCCTATCGGCTGGGCCGCAGCATCGCGCGGATGGAGGCGTCGCTGTCGGCGCCGAGCATCTTCGGCCGGGTGGCACTCGCCCAGACGATGCGGGACATCTCACCGGATCTGATGGACATCCTCGGGACCGCGGCAGCTCTGCCCCTCGGCACCGACGGCGCCGCCGACGACGGTGCAGCCGAGTACGTCTACCGGTTCGCGCCGTTGGTCGGCATCTACGGCGGCACGCTGGAGGTGTTCCGCAACATGATCGCGCAGTACGTGCTTGGGCTCGGAAAACCCGTGTACGCTGCGGCCAAATAG
- a CDS encoding amidohydrolase family protein, translated as MSRKAIDCLVNVHFGETQQQPTWMLKVRDDYFKGPASMFAPVELSELIDEMDEQGVQKAILMDSLAKPSTTARKFVEAQPDRFALAMGGVNLLRPIPSLKELTAVVKDLPVAYTAVGPSFWGDGQYPPSDAVYYPLYTKCAELELPLCINTGIPGPPIPGEVQNPIHLDRVCVRFPELKLCMIHGADPWWDIAIRLLIKYQNLRLMTSAWSPKRLPDSLLHYMRTRGPDKVIYASDWPVLKMRRLVPEALALDLPAEVLDKYLYHNAQEFFFGQES; from the coding sequence ATGAGCCGCAAAGCGATCGACTGCCTTGTCAACGTGCACTTCGGGGAGACCCAGCAGCAGCCGACCTGGATGCTCAAAGTGCGCGACGACTACTTCAAGGGGCCGGCGTCGATGTTCGCCCCCGTCGAATTGTCGGAGCTGATCGACGAGATGGACGAGCAGGGCGTGCAAAAGGCGATCCTGATGGACAGCCTGGCCAAGCCGTCGACCACGGCGCGCAAGTTCGTTGAGGCCCAACCCGACCGGTTCGCGCTGGCGATGGGCGGGGTCAACCTGCTGCGGCCGATCCCGTCGCTGAAAGAGCTCACGGCGGTGGTCAAGGATCTGCCCGTCGCCTACACCGCTGTGGGACCGAGCTTTTGGGGTGACGGCCAGTATCCGCCCAGCGATGCGGTCTACTACCCGCTGTACACCAAATGCGCCGAGCTCGAGCTGCCGTTGTGCATCAACACCGGTATTCCCGGCCCGCCCATCCCGGGTGAGGTGCAGAACCCCATCCACCTCGACCGGGTGTGCGTGCGGTTTCCGGAACTGAAACTGTGCATGATCCACGGCGCCGACCCGTGGTGGGACATCGCGATCCGGTTGTTGATCAAGTACCAGAACCTGCGGCTGATGACCTCGGCGTGGTCACCCAAGCGGCTGCCCGACAGCCTTCTGCACTACATGCGGACCCGCGGTCCCGACAAGGTGATCTACGCGTCGGACTGGCCGGTGCTCAAGATGCGCCGCCTGGTCCCCGAGGCGTTGGCGCTCGACCTGCCCGCCGAGGTGCTCGACAAGTACCTCTATCACAATGCTCAGGAATTCTTCTTCGGACAGGAGAGCTGA
- a CDS encoding acyl-CoA dehydrogenase family protein — protein MDRYELRRLDYSLSEDHQALQAAYRDFFKTHCSIETVWAAEVSGFDKSLWERLCAMGATTMALPETSGGDGATLVDLTLVAEEIGRSLAPVPWIDHVCAARLLGRLDALEPDILNGTQVVGLDTQHDSTSGTRLVPSGSVADHVIVRDGSDIVRLTFATRPAKVDNIGRLPMAWVDSAAADDRAVLASGADALAAYQRALDEWRLLSGAALVGLVEETMTIAAEFAKTRYTLGVPISTLQAISHPLANIAITVQGGRNLARRAAWFLDNEPHERPELAPSVFVFMAEEAAKAATMAVHVQGGLGVSAEAAATAYLVRARGWSLAGGDPGVTAKYIAEIVAARESREAN, from the coding sequence ATGGACCGCTATGAACTACGCAGGCTCGATTACAGCCTCTCCGAGGACCACCAGGCTTTGCAGGCGGCGTACCGGGACTTCTTCAAGACCCACTGCTCGATCGAAACGGTCTGGGCCGCTGAGGTGTCCGGGTTCGACAAAAGCCTGTGGGAACGGTTGTGCGCCATGGGGGCGACCACGATGGCGCTGCCGGAGACATCGGGCGGGGACGGCGCGACGCTGGTCGACTTGACGCTGGTGGCCGAGGAGATCGGCCGCTCGCTGGCGCCGGTGCCGTGGATCGACCACGTGTGCGCGGCCCGGTTGCTCGGTCGGCTGGATGCGCTGGAGCCCGACATCCTCAACGGCACCCAGGTGGTTGGGCTGGATACCCAGCACGACAGCACGTCCGGGACGCGGCTGGTGCCAAGCGGTTCGGTCGCCGACCACGTCATCGTGCGGGACGGAAGCGACATCGTCCGGCTCACCTTCGCCACCCGACCGGCCAAGGTCGACAACATCGGCCGGCTCCCGATGGCCTGGGTCGATTCCGCGGCCGCCGATGACCGTGCGGTTCTGGCCAGCGGCGCCGACGCGCTGGCGGCCTACCAGCGCGCCCTCGATGAATGGCGGCTGCTGTCCGGTGCCGCGCTGGTGGGCCTCGTCGAGGAGACGATGACCATCGCGGCGGAGTTCGCCAAGACCCGGTACACGCTGGGCGTGCCGATCTCCACCCTGCAGGCCATCTCGCATCCGCTGGCCAACATCGCGATCACCGTCCAGGGCGGGCGCAACCTGGCCCGCCGGGCAGCCTGGTTCCTCGACAACGAACCACACGAGCGCCCGGAGTTGGCGCCGTCGGTGTTCGTGTTCATGGCCGAGGAGGCCGCCAAGGCGGCCACCATGGCGGTGCATGTCCAAGGCGGGCTGGGGGTTTCGGCCGAGGCGGCCGCAACGGCGTATCTGGTCCGGGCCCGCGGCTGGTCGCTGGCGGGCGGTGACCCCGGCGTCACCGCCAAATACATCGCCGAAATCGTCGCGGCGCGCGAGAGCAGGGAGGCCAATTAA
- the fmdA gene encoding formamidase, which yields MPELVFPLDSTKKFTDQQVTGHNRWHPDIPAAVTVKKGDEFRVHCREWFDGDIKNDDSAEDILNAPMSKVHPLAGPIAVEGVKAGDLLIVDILDVGPIPQEDSGPLAGQGWGYTGIFARTNGGSFLVDQFPDAYKAVWDFSGEKATSRHVPGVEFTGITHPGLMGTAPSPELLGKWNTREAALIATDPDRLPPLALPPEPTNAVLGTLTGDAFDRVAAEAARTAPPRENGGNMDIKNLTRGSRVFFPVFVDGGHLSVGDLHFSQGDGEITFCGAIEMGGFLDLRVDVIPGGMETYGVSEHPIFMPGNTPPQYSEWLSFSGTSVTLQGEQRYLDSQLAYQRACLHAINYLTKFGYSPEQAFLLLGAAPIEGRFSGVVDIPNSCATVYLPTAIFDFPIVPTAAGPVRIDPGIGAPHAASG from the coding sequence ATGCCCGAACTGGTGTTCCCCCTCGACTCGACCAAGAAGTTCACCGACCAGCAGGTAACCGGCCACAATCGGTGGCATCCCGACATCCCCGCGGCGGTGACGGTGAAGAAAGGCGACGAGTTTCGCGTGCACTGCCGCGAGTGGTTCGACGGAGATATCAAGAATGACGACTCCGCCGAGGACATCCTCAACGCACCGATGAGCAAAGTGCATCCGTTGGCAGGCCCGATCGCCGTCGAAGGCGTGAAAGCCGGAGACCTGCTCATCGTCGACATCCTCGACGTCGGCCCCATTCCGCAGGAAGACTCCGGACCGTTGGCCGGCCAGGGCTGGGGATACACCGGTATCTTCGCCAGGACCAACGGCGGCAGCTTCCTCGTCGATCAGTTCCCGGACGCCTACAAGGCGGTGTGGGACTTCTCCGGCGAAAAGGCGACCTCACGCCACGTGCCGGGAGTCGAGTTCACCGGCATCACCCACCCCGGCCTGATGGGTACGGCACCGTCACCGGAACTGCTCGGAAAGTGGAACACCCGTGAGGCCGCGCTGATCGCCACCGACCCAGACCGGTTGCCGCCGTTGGCCCTTCCGCCGGAACCCACCAATGCGGTGCTCGGCACCCTCACCGGCGACGCGTTCGACCGAGTCGCCGCCGAAGCCGCGCGCACCGCGCCGCCGCGAGAGAACGGCGGCAACATGGACATCAAGAACCTCACCAGGGGCAGCCGTGTCTTCTTCCCGGTGTTCGTCGACGGCGGCCATCTCTCGGTCGGCGATCTGCACTTCTCACAGGGCGACGGCGAGATCACGTTCTGCGGCGCCATCGAGATGGGCGGCTTCCTCGACCTGCGCGTCGATGTGATCCCCGGCGGGATGGAGACGTACGGGGTCAGCGAGCATCCGATCTTCATGCCGGGCAACACCCCGCCCCAGTACTCAGAATGGTTGTCGTTCTCCGGCACCTCGGTGACGCTCCAGGGCGAACAGCGCTATCTCGATTCGCAGCTGGCCTACCAACGCGCATGCCTGCACGCGATCAACTACCTCACCAAGTTCGGCTACAGCCCCGAACAAGCGTTCCTGTTGCTGGGCGCGGCCCCCATCGAGGGCCGCTTCTCGGGTGTGGTCGACATCCCGAACTCGTGCGCCACGGTGTACCTGCCCACCGCGATCTTCGACTTCCCGATCGTGCCGACCGCGGCAGGACCGGTGCGGATCGACCCGGGTATCGGCGCCCCGCACGCGGCGTCGGGCTGA
- a CDS encoding NAD-dependent epimerase/dehydratase family protein, protein MKNSPGGTSRRALVMGASGFVGSHVVRKLVERGDDVRVFLRKTSSTVAIDDLDVERCYGDLYDEAALRAAMADRDVVYYCIVDTRFYLRDPAPLFETNVTSLQRVLDVASDADLHRFVFCSTIGTIALGNPATEDDPFNWHGKGGAYIESRRTAEDMVLQYATDGKVPAVAMCVSNPYGPRDWQPSQGMMVKYAALGKIPMYVNGVSTEVVGIEDVADAFLLAGERGRIGERYIISQTYMSMRELLHTAATAVGAKPPRFGVPLLAMYTVGFIAGVMSRLLRRDLPMNVTGVRLLHTTSPADHSKARRELGWQPRPATESIRRAAQFHIERENGTYAA, encoded by the coding sequence ATGAAGAATTCACCGGGAGGCACCAGCCGTCGGGCGCTGGTGATGGGCGCCAGCGGCTTTGTCGGATCGCACGTCGTGCGCAAGCTCGTCGAGCGTGGCGACGACGTACGGGTGTTCCTGCGCAAGACCAGCTCGACGGTGGCCATCGACGACCTCGACGTCGAACGCTGCTACGGCGACCTCTATGACGAGGCGGCGCTGCGCGCGGCGATGGCCGACCGCGACGTGGTGTATTACTGCATCGTCGACACCCGCTTCTACCTGCGTGACCCCGCACCGCTGTTCGAGACCAACGTCACGAGCCTGCAACGCGTGCTCGATGTCGCCTCAGACGCCGATCTGCATCGGTTCGTCTTCTGCAGCACCATCGGAACCATCGCGCTCGGCAACCCCGCCACCGAGGACGATCCGTTCAACTGGCACGGCAAGGGCGGGGCCTACATCGAATCCCGGCGGACGGCCGAAGACATGGTGTTGCAGTACGCCACCGACGGCAAGGTGCCCGCGGTCGCGATGTGTGTTTCCAACCCGTACGGGCCGCGCGACTGGCAGCCCAGCCAGGGCATGATGGTGAAATACGCTGCGCTGGGCAAGATCCCGATGTACGTCAACGGGGTGTCGACCGAAGTGGTCGGTATCGAGGACGTCGCCGACGCATTCCTGCTCGCGGGGGAGCGCGGACGAATCGGCGAGCGCTACATCATCTCGCAGACATACATGTCGATGCGGGAGCTGCTCCATACCGCGGCGACGGCGGTGGGAGCCAAACCACCGAGGTTCGGCGTCCCACTTCTGGCGATGTACACCGTGGGGTTCATCGCCGGTGTCATGTCCAGACTGCTGCGGCGTGACCTGCCGATGAACGTGACCGGGGTGCGCCTGCTCCACACCACCTCGCCCGCCGACCACAGCAAGGCGAGACGCGAGTTGGGCTGGCAGCCGCGGCCGGCCACCGAGTCGATTCGGCGGGCAGCGCAGTTCCATATCGAACGCGAAAACGGAACGTACGCCGCATGA